The nucleotide sequence ACCCTGCATGTGACGTCACATGCAGGTGATGTATTTTATAATGACGTGTCAATGTTAAGAAGGGAAGTTTTATAATGAGGAGAGTTAAATTTGAGTGTTAAATTTGTGAtaggtgatgtggtaaaatattattagtagttgggtataaaatatattaattaataatataaaaataatatctttaaaatctgATTGGTTGACACATCCGTGGCGCACATTTTTTTCCGTCAGTTTTTAAACTGACGCCCCCGGGGCGTCAGGGGGCGTCAGGGTTAACGACGTTAGGGCGTCAGATTTTATGCCAAATCACATGACATGTCAGTTTTGGGGGTGTCAAATTTCGAATTTGACGCTGCGTTAGAATTGGTCTAAAAGTTTTTCTTTTCTGGAAGAAATGGAGCATAATGAAACTTTTAAGATAATAAAGAAATATTACACAATCACATCACACGACAACTACTTAGAATTCAGTTCATTCAAGGGAATATTTCTCAGAAAGAATTCTGGTAGAGAATTCCCCTTTGAGTGTCGTGTATGTCAAACAATTCGAATGCCAGACTTTATATGGTGTTGTCATAGCTTGAAGATTCATAAGATTGGATCTAAATTATTGTTTGACATCGAACTGATTCATGTTATTCTACCAAGAATTGGTTAGACCATTCCCAAACCTGACTGTGACGTCACAGGCAGTTGGGACGCTTTTTTGGTCAAAAAGTGCAATCTGACTCTGACTGGACAGTGTCAATTTCTGACCTTTTTAACCCAAAATGTCATTTTTCAGTGTCAGTTTCAATAGGGTCCATCAGtttttaatttttgcattttttaatataatttaacacatttaatataactaataataagatattcattaaatataataaaaaagatattacataaaatgtaatacagaaaaaATATAAATCTACTactaaactagcaaacaaaaaaaaaaaaaaaaactgctaaACATAAAAAATAAAATACCAACTACTAATTACTAAAGTGGTGTTGTTTTATTTAGCCCAAAAAATAAATTGGATTTAAGCCCAAAACTAAATGATTTCCAGCCGAAAAAATACGTAGTATATCATTTGAATTTTAACCTAGTTATCTTCTTCTTTATTCACACTAGCCATTATTCTTCTTGAAGAAACACGGCATCCATTTTTCaagaaaaacacaaaaaaaaaaaaaaaaaaaaaaaacggaatAAATAACCACCTCTACAGCCAATCGTACGCGTCCACGTCGTTCTCACACTCCCATCCAAGCTCGTCACTCCGGCGATTGACACCACCCAAGGGTCACATCTGACGCTGCGCTATTGCCGTCGCTTTTCGTCAACCAAATCCACGTCAGCAAACGGAACGCAGCTGACGCTGTGTTGGTTATGGTCTTATAGGACATCATGTAAAAGTACAACATCTATTTCCAATTTCTAAGACATTTATCATGGAAAATATGATACCTCAGACGTAAATGTAGAGGTAATTAAAGACCAGGAAGGAGTATCAACACTATATCTTatcttcaacaaagcaacaaagAATGCCCGCAAAATGTAAGGTTCGTTGATGTGGCATATGCTGACAACGATCGTTTTTATCTAGCATTCGAGTTCTATTCCACGATTTTAAAGGAGCACGTTACTTCTAGTTTTATGTTGGAGAAAACCCATTGTTTTGGTCCCAACGGTCGGATCCTAAATAGGAGGTAATACGTAACAAATATAATTGATCAATTGAAGTATTTAACGTTTGTTGATTTTCTTTAGTTATTCTTAAATTGCAGAAATTTGGTCAACGGTGTGATCGATATGCATAGAATAGATCTATGCCTTCGAGATTTGAATATGGAAAGCATAATGTTAATAGGCAATTCATCTAAAATACGCATCGGTGGTTTAACGAGTATCTGCCAATCCAACAAAGAATTGATCAGTAAGTGtcaataataatatttcacgttcaaacttttatacaatattttacaaacttacaataccgcttattttacataaagcatgaaatatagcacacaataactttgatacaagatagttatgaagataattctagctagtacacaagtcgttcagcaaaggcaataaagacacgtaattcatacgtccagaaacaagtcatgcattctggttttactaggactacttcccatccttggtcttgtggaacataaccgttatggtcgttgataagacagcgtgttgtaacgtcgtcaaagggacgagggttacgtaatgaccaacagtctcgtaataacctaaaaacctcatttcttaccccaattaccgactccgtcacttgtgggaatgttttgtttaatagttctagcccgatgttctttttctcactttggtgagaagcgaatattactaacccgtaagcatagcatgcttctttatgttgcatgttagccgctttttctaaatcatgaagtcctatattcggatacattgagtcaaaataatttcttaacccgttgcgtaaaatagcacttgaaaTTTTGTTATAACCATTTATATTTACTTAACTCTTTTTCACTTCTCTTATTAGATTGGAACAAGTACTGTGTGGGGATAATAATACTTTTCAGTTTTACAGATGGTAAAATAAAGTTTTGTTACGAAGAAATCAAAGAACAAAGACCAAAGGATAATCTGAAATTGGTACCAATGGACAATCTGAAATTGGTTGAAGCTAATATGCCCGAAGAATATCCTGAAGTTATATCCATAGTCATGAAGTTGTTAGACCAGTCTGTAAGGTatgacacacacacacatatatatataatcattgtcACAATGTCGCTACATCACTTAATGGGCATGTATCTGAAAGCACATGAATACATGATTTGTGCTATTTTGTGCGACTTATGACATATACTAATATTAGAGATTCCTTCATTTCCAAGTCAAATTTGAAATAAATTGTTAACTATCATTAAAAACTAGTGGATTGAGTATCATTGACCTCTATTGTCGGCTCAAAAACGTAACTGGCACACTGATGTGAAACATACATGATGCTAAATACACTCTTAAATTATTTATAATATTCAATATTCAAAATGTATTGTTAGGTTTATGATATGCGGATAATTGACTATCTTTATGAATGTTATTAACTCGTATGCATATATTATATTCACTAAGCGTTTTCGCTTACTCGTTGTTGTCTAACCTCTTTTATAGGTTTCGTTTTGAGCAAGGGATAGAGTGCGATAGTTGACTTGTGCATGATATGCTTTTGGACTGCGGATATGCTTGCTCTTAGTGAATGCTAGATGCTTTGGTAGGTGCCTCGGGTGGGATAGATATGTCACTAAAATCATGCTTTGGTCTTTGGTTGTCGTATTGTCAAATGGATCAAGTTTGCCACAAGATTTAGTAACGGGTCGGTCTAATTTTAAATGTACGCACTTGAGAAATATTTTTATGAGTCTACCTGCAAAATTTCAAGTCAAATGGATGTACGGTTAATGAGTTACGAAGAAAAACGTTTATGTGTCAAGGTTATAAAATATACCCAGAAAATTTGTACATGGATTAAAATTACGCTGGTAGTGGAGTAATTTTATGCCGAGTGTTAGATCTGAAATTTTGAGAACAGACTTCAAGGACGTTTGGAGCGTAATTTTACGCTGGGTTTTTACGTCAAGAATTTATCGGGAGTAAAATTACGCTCGTAGTGGAGTAATTTTACGCCAGGTTAAAACAAAGAAAAATGGCTGAATTTCGAGTAAATGGTTCGTGGTCATCATTAAAAACTAGTGGATTGAGTATCATTAACCTTAACATACTAAAAGAGATGACAAATGTTGTAGTTTTAGTTTTACCCGATTGTAATTTTAAGTTTGCGCCCACATTACAAACGGTCCTTCAACTTTGCCTATATTTTCACACCGGTCCCTACAATTTACACTTTTTAATGGGTAAAAAGAGTAaatatacaatttaattaaaatataaaaaactaattccacccgaatttataacgggccctatcttctcgctgggtacgagttaaatttttcagagactaccgttcaactcggaaaaatcttacgaacccatcgggactaactatacgcgaaacggacacttctaaaaaaaacgctaaacacaacgacaacccgtatcttcccgctcggcacaagttaaattttttcgacggcagcgtcagactcgaaataattttatgaacagaaCTATACTAACTACGTtctaaacggacactttttaaaaacgctaaacacaacgacagcccgtatcttcctgctcgcctcGAGTTAATTTTTTTTTCCAGCACCATtatgctcgaaataattttatcaacaaaacgaaactaactacgttcgaaccggacagcttttaaaaaacactaaagacgatgACACCAACAACGACGCATAACACATGACCCGTTTTTCCTTCtttaaataaaactgcgttaaatatgaatgcGCCGGCCGAAagccccccgccgcatcgcgcgggccgttcCGGACTAGTTGACTTCTATTGTCGGCTCAAAAATGTAACTGGCGCACTGATGTGAAACATACATGATGCTAAATACACTCTTAAATTATTTATAATATTCATGTATTGTTTTGTTTATGATATGCGAATAATTGACTATCTTTATGAATGTTATTAACTCGTATGCATATATTAACCCATATATACTAAAAGCCATGGCTAATTATGTAGTTTCAGTTGATtcagattgtagttttgagtttgcgttcactacaatcggtccctcaaaatcggctcaatttacacaacagcCATTCAGGTTTACACTTTttaggggtagaaagtgtaaacataaaataaactaattcccccaaaatttataacgggccctatcatCTCGCTCGGTGCGCGTTAAATTTTTCCAAGAccatcgttcaactcgaaaaagtctcacgaacccaacgagactaactatacgcgaaacggacactttttaaaaaacgcttaacacaacgacagcccgtatctttctgttcgccgcaagttaaatttttccgacagcatcgTTACACTCGAAaattttttatgaacaaaacggaactaactacgttcgaaacggacactttttaaaaaaacgcttaaGAGAAcggcatctaaaacggcgcttaagaccATGAGCCGTTtttccctctgtaaatacacaacgctatgttaaatatgaatacacagacCGAAAGCCCCcgtcgcatcgcgcgggccggatccgAACTAGTTATATTCATTAAGCGTTTTCGCTTACTCGTTGTAAGATGACTGTAAGTCTTGCATTCAAGGCTATAAGTATCTCTCTCAGCAGCAGTAAGTTCCAATGGTACATGCGAGTGTACATGCGAGTGTACATGCGAGTGTCGATACCATTGATTGAGATAAGGAATCTAGGTTTTCATTCGGCATAGTCGTCTAAAGATTCAAGTCTAGGAACCCTATTCAAACTTTCTATTTCATTTTCAGTCTGTAAAAGTTTATGGAGACCAGAGGAAGATGTCCCGACTAAAGCTGGTCGAGTTTCAGAAAATTCGGTAGTTTCGGACGTTGTATCCGTACGGTTACAGTACACAGTTGCACTAAAATAACACGGATACAAGGATAACACGGATGTAAAATCACACGGATGCATGAGTATCCGGGTGAAACTTATACGGATGCAAGGTGTATCCGTACGGTTACAAGGATTTGTATAGTTGCAAGACACGGATGTAAGGTTTGTATATCATGGATTAAAACACAGATGCAATGGTGTATTCGTACGGTTCTTGTATTCGGGTAGTGTATCCGTACGGTTACAGTGTGTAAACGTGCGGTTGTGTTCTTGGCAACTTCTTAGCAGAAAACTGCAACAAAACTAGGCTTTAGGGTAGAATTCGATCTTGCACTTCAATCTTGATTAAAAACCCAAAAAACTATAAAACGATTTGACACAAAACTCGATCAATTAATGATACCAATATCTCTGACACCACTTGTAGGAACAATTAAACGGTATTAATCGATCTAATCTTCAATATCGATTGCGTAATTACtcgatattgggttttatatcaAAACGACTCAAATACGAATGATCTAAACAAGATAAACGACTTTTAGATGTTGTAGAATAATAACAAGAAGTGCTAGACCTGCAAGGAATCGAAATCATGACTAGGGTATTGTTTAGGTTCGTAACCCTAACAATAACCCGAAATCTACAATTTATAAGGTCTGCACGTGTAATCCGTTCAATAGCAGGATGCAACCGTGCAGTTGCACTTGTACCCGTACGGATGCAACCAGCATCCGTGCGGTTACACAGACAGTAAGCAATTTAACTTTAAATGCACACAATCGATTATCCAAGTACTTACTTTTTCTTAATACACACGAACACGCTATAATGAACTCGGGACTTACGTCAATGCACCAACACTTGTGAATGGAAGATCTATGTGGGTCAAATCAAATGTGTCGACTATGTCAAAAAAATTGCATCTGTTGGTAGGACTATGAAAAACTGAAGAAAAGCAGTGGATGAGAATGCGAGCATTAATAAAGTTGCTGCCTCTCAAGAAAGGAAAAAGTACTAATTGTGGATTATGTGATTGGTATTGACATAACACCATGAGTTGTTCTTCTGCCAGAAATGAAGGTGGAAGTGTGAACAAGGGATTAAAGTTGAAGTCTGAAGGATCTGCTAGAAATGAGGATGGAGGTGTGAATACAAGAAGAAAGAGGAAGCGTGAAggaactttttttttaaaatagtaatttttttttaaacagactTGCAAAAATGGAAATTTTATCAAAATCATTtcaaaaatggtaaaaccgaacttTCAAAGTTCGGTTTTGGTCAAACCCGAAGTTTGGAAGTTCGGTTTTGATACTTTATTCGTTTGGTCTGTTGAATTGATGACTGGATTGGGGACGtgtcaaaaccgaagtttgaaacttcggttttgctttAACTTCCAGCTACCCCATTTACTGTAATTTTATCCCCCATAAATACCTTTAATCCGTAAAAATAAAAACTGGCGAATGAAAAAAGGCCACGtggaaaccgaagtttcaaacttcggttttggtatCTGTATAAATCTGAAGTTTGATACTTCGGTTCTCACACACAAAACACATCCAAAGctataaaaaaataaaatcgaaAACCCTTtgatttttaacaaaaaaaaattgcTCAAACGAACCAAGTACGTGCTAGATCGGAGCCGATTGATAGTTCTTTATTGTTTTTACAAGTGGAAAAGAATCATAGATCGTATGCACTATTTACAAAGAAGCTTGACGAGGAGAAGTTGATCAAACCAAGAAGAGCTGATCCGAGCTTTTGGCAGCATATTTCACGGCTACCAAACGAAACAATTGATGAGCGGGTGCAGGTGTATCTCGATAATGTGGGTTTAGGTTTAGTTTATAAATTGGGTAAACAAAGACTGGATTGGTCACTTGTTACTGCTATGATTGAAAGATGGCGCCCAGAGACGCATACGTTTCATTTACCGATTGGTACAAAATcattaccttatatatatatatatatatatatatatatatatatatatatatatatatatatatatatatatatatatatatatatatatatatatatatatattaattatttatttcaatatatattattatatattcgtaatatatatcattaatttagtcaagtatatatatatatatatatatatatatatatatatatatatatatatatatatatatatatatatatgtatataaatatatattattagatATTTCTTATTAAAATAGTATttgcgaatatatatatatatatatatatatatatatatatatatatatatatatttatatattcgaatatatatataaatatatatatatatatataaatataaatatatatatatatataaataaataaatatttatatatatatatatatatatatatatatatatatatatatatttctgaatACTATATATAATCCATATTAATATTTGTAGGAGAAGCAACTGTAATGTTGCAAGACATTCAGGTTTTATTTGGTTTACCAATAGACGAGGATGTATTCTCCGGTATTTGGAAACAAATGATAGCGATTGGATACCGTTTGTCGTTACCTACTTAGGGATCGCCCCTCAGGCTATTGGTGATAGGGGTATACATAAAGGGAGGATATTAATTTCCATTTTAATGACGGAGTTGGCAGAAGATGTTGGAGACACTGTCGAGTCTCACCAACAGCGGGCTAGAGTATATATTTTAGCTATGATGGGTTGCGTTCTATTTTCTGATTCTAATGCGTATGATGTCCCTTTGAGTTTCTTGCTTACGATCCTGGACTTGAGTCCAGCTAATCGTATTAGTTGGGGTAGTGCGGTTCTCGCACATCTTTATAGAAATTTGTGTAAAGCGGCCACAAACTATGAAGCCAAGGCCATTAATGGTTCGCTACTTTTAGTACAACTGTGGGTGTATGAATGAATTCCATCCCTcgcgctgataatgctaaaaatgaacacatatttcatagcattatccttcaagaaagacaagcttttagttgcaattgttctatttacaagtgatatttgtttaaataataaaaggtgaagacaaaagacagattcgacgagttgaagacgcaaatgaccaaaaagctaaaaagtacaaagtacaatccaagtggttcaaattattgatgagaaacgtctcaaaattacaagagtacaagccgcaaaacgcaaagtacaagatattaaatcgtacgaaaggacgttcgaaaatccggaactgggacatgaaccaactatcaacgcgcgactcaacgtacctaaaattacaagtcaacgatgcacaagaatataatataatatatatatatataattatatatagttatatatattatattatataataaaataaaccagcagcccacgttttgctaAACAAAATAtcttgatccagctggccatgcgatcgcatggcctggaagaagcaaacccatgcgatcgcatggctaagaaagattggccaggtctataaattgacACGAATTCTGCTCAACTTCAGTACACATTCATCAACAGATAttcactctctctcaatatatttatattttataattataattttaatattaagttaataataataaggttatagtatcgAATGTttaaaggttttgtaagtcgaaactctatccgtgtaacgctacgctattaatactcattgtaagttatgttcaacctttttaaattaatgtctcgtagctaagttattattatgcttatttaagccgaagtaatcgtgatgttggactaaatattaaaaacggggttattgggctttggaccataattggggtttggacaaaagaccaacacttatggaaattggactacgggctattaatgggctttatattaattaaatgatatctcgttgatttaatatagagatttataatttgacgtatttatatttaaccacatacacttgactgggtacggtgggagggatatttataaataccaataattgttcatttaaccggacacgaggatgaattaatagttaatggactcattaaaacaggggtggattacattcaagggtaattggtgtaattgttaacaaagtattaaaaccttggattacacgcagtcgataacctggtgtattcattaaacaaagtattaagaccttgttacagtttgaatccccaattagttggaatatttgacttcgggtataagggtaatttgacgaagactctcgcactttataattatgaccgatggaccattatggacaaaaccagatggacatatcgaataatccaggacaaaggacaattaacccatggtaataaattaaaattaacacgtcaaatatcatgattatggaagtttaaataagcataattcctttattttatatctcatcgtacttttatttattatcattttatttatcgtattttaaATTATTccacttttatttttacgctttacttgtatttttaattatcacatttttatttatcgtcatttacttcacgctttaaattaagttttatttatatttaatcttgtacattaggttttaattatgacttaagacgtaaaattgacaaaccggtcattaaacggtaaaacaccccttttataataataataatactactatattacttatatatatatatatatatatatatatatatatatatatatatacatacaaatatagtttaaaataaatatagcgttaaacttagctgtatcactgtggaacgaaccagacttactaaaaactacactactctacgattaggtacactgcctataagtgttgtagcaaggtttaggtatatcccattcaataaataaataaataacttgtgtaaaactgtttcatatttaatagtatttcgtagtaaaatataatctatttcgtactacacctcgcacacatcaagtatttttggcaccgctgccggggacccgaaagcgaaacgctataaaaaaatatattagtttttaaagtaattttgtaaaaaaaatatataagtttaaaaaaaagtatatatatatctatttaagtgtttaaataaaaagaaaatatattttatataatttatataaagtataaaagtatttttttcttcagttcttaaaaatataattttaaatttcagttatattttaaattttgtaagagttataaattaaaaaaataataaaaaaattaaagaaatCTGAACCTGTCGATATTGAACCTGCATTTAATCTGAACCTgctactcatgcgatcgcatgagtatggAGGTataaagccatgcgaccgcatggtgttGTCTGACACACCTGAAACCTCTGCTGGTACGGATTAAGgttaggttttaattattattattattaattaattatagttggggtttaatttaataatatttagtttatttttaaattaatttgtattttttaagttttaattagttttattaatatataaattaatccttttataaaataataatataaaattaataattttataaaaataagtaattttatcattttttttatctttttataaattgtatatttttatcgtttatttcgtaatttgtatatttatcgttcgtaattagtttaaacttagtttttgccatagttatttttatttctagatttttaggctttgccgtaaaatcccttaagtgctttttctttagactaagatttaggtactttagaattttacgacgtagtttatagattttagtgcctatttaagtaattgccgttttgaatatagaattcctttaagctttaatacctttagacgcaatctttaatttttagtttttagaccttttaagtttcgacgctctactttcttattttttttttcgactttctatttttcgacgtttgtttttcgattcttatttttcgacgcgctttttctttctcgtttctacactctagtttttaggacatagattttatcttcttcaaatttagacgaaaattattttaagaggttaaattgatagacatccaaaattttctggttcgtagtaatagttggatctgttagtggcgagttgtgggcttccgatttaaagggtcctggctacctgctgcatctattggctattcgaaacgtgggcaaaatcagaaaagtctattaatttgataactttaataatttttatctttataaccaataggatattcagtgaatgcaccgagcaaaacgttcaccacctttcatacgttcacctcctgtaactcgatcaagacatgtagccaacattgtcgccgttaatttttctttagaatcatcatctagtcgaccaagtactctaattcaaatttccgataatccattttttgaacctgacctcacaattgagaacccggaggatattcaaggacaattcagagatcctgaaccactaatcattcttcctgaaccacaaatcattcaaccagagattgtcgaggaagaaaccattaaatcagaatcctctagtgattcagattcaacaaatacaatcatggaaaatcaagaacctctaagtatggaagatcgaatgagagctacacgcacgggccaaggtcatgcaattactcaaccagacattaatgcaccagattatgaaatcaaaggacaaatcctacacatggtaactaatcaatgccaatttagtggtacgccaaaggaagatccaaacgaacatcttcggacCTTTAATAGGAtccgtactctattcaaaatcagagaagttgaggatgaacagatctatctcatgttatttccctggactttaaagggagaagccaaagattggttagaatcgttacctgaaggggcgattgacacatggga is from Rutidosis leptorrhynchoides isolate AG116_Rl617_1_P2 chromosome 10, CSIRO_AGI_Rlap_v1, whole genome shotgun sequence and encodes:
- the LOC139871596 gene encoding uncharacterized protein, whose protein sequence is MLEKTHCFGPNGRILNRRNLVNGVIDMHRIDLCLRDLNMESIMLIGNSSKIRIGGLTSICQSNKELINWNKYCVGIIILFSFTDGKIKFCYEEIKEQRPKDNLKLVPMDNLKLVEANMPEEYPEVISIVMKLLDQSVRFRFEQGIECDS